The following coding sequences lie in one Physeter macrocephalus isolate SW-GA unplaced genomic scaffold, ASM283717v5 random_1483, whole genome shotgun sequence genomic window:
- the LOC114485288 gene encoding NAD-dependent protein deacetylase sirtuin-3, mitochondrial-like isoform X1, whose amino-acid sequence MADRVPRCPVCTGVVKPDIVFFGEMLPHRFLLHLADFPMADLLLILGTSLEVEPFASLSEAVRSSVPRLLINRDLVGSLARHPRGRDVVQLGDVVHGVKRLVELLGWTEEMRDLIRREAGKFDGRDKLGE is encoded by the exons ATGGCGGACAGGGTCCCACGCTGCCCGGTCTGCACTGGCGTTGTGAAGCCCGACATCGTGTTCTTTGGGGAGATGCTGCCCCACAGGTTCCTGCTGCATCTGGCTGACTTCCCCATGGCAGACCTGCTGCTCATCCTTGGGACCTCTCTGGAG GTGGAACCTTTCGCCAGCTTGTCTGAGGCCGTGCGGAGCTCGGTGCCCCGCCTGCTCATCAACCGGGACTTGGTCGGGTCCTTGGCTAGGCATCCTCGGGGCAGGGATGTGGTCCAGCTGGGGGACGTGGTTCACGGTGTGAAAAGGCTGGTGGAGCTTCTGGGCTGGACGGAGGAGATGCGGGACCTCATCCGGCGGGAAGCTGGAAAG TTTGATGGTCGGGACAAATTAGGAGAGTGA
- the LOC114485288 gene encoding NAD-dependent protein deacetylase sirtuin-3, mitochondrial-like isoform X2, whose amino-acid sequence MADRVPRCPVCTGVVKPDIVFFGEMLPHRFLLHLADFPMADLLLILGTSLEVEPFASLSEAVRSSVPRLLINRDLVGSLARHPRGRDVVQLGDVVHGVKRLVELLGWTEEMRDLIRREAGKVGTAGSHGRGCLFYSGVWSTWSGALFG is encoded by the exons ATGGCGGACAGGGTCCCACGCTGCCCGGTCTGCACTGGCGTTGTGAAGCCCGACATCGTGTTCTTTGGGGAGATGCTGCCCCACAGGTTCCTGCTGCATCTGGCTGACTTCCCCATGGCAGACCTGCTGCTCATCCTTGGGACCTCTCTGGAG GTGGAACCTTTCGCCAGCTTGTCTGAGGCCGTGCGGAGCTCGGTGCCCCGCCTGCTCATCAACCGGGACTTGGTCGGGTCCTTGGCTAGGCATCCTCGGGGCAGGGATGTGGTCCAGCTGGGGGACGTGGTTCACGGTGTGAAAAGGCTGGTGGAGCTTCTGGGCTGGACGGAGGAGATGCGGGACCTCATCCGGCGGGAAGCTGGAAAGGTAGGGACTGCTGGGAGTCACGGGAGGGGCTGTCTCTTCTACTCTGGGGTCTGGTCAACCTGGAGTGGCGCCCTCTTTGGCTAA